The proteins below come from a single Vitis vinifera cultivar Pinot Noir 40024 chromosome 9, ASM3070453v1 genomic window:
- the LOC100257835 gene encoding flotillin-like protein 3 has protein sequence MTYKVASPTELLAVTGWGIRDIKLVKKAYVWPFQKCTRVDLSPVNYTFEVQAMSAEKLPFILPAVFTIGPQVEDQEKVLLYAKLLSSHDKQSNHVNELVQGVIEGETRVLAASMTMEEIFKGTKEFKKEVFEKVQLELNQFGLLIYNANVKQLVDVPGHEYFSYLGQKTQMEAANQAKVDVAEARMKGQVGEKLRDGQTRQNAAKIDAETKIIKMQREGEGEKETVRVKTDVQIFQYEKEAEVAEANAELATKKAGWTRLAQLAEVEASKAVDLRTAELQSEVERKNALTRTEKLKAEFLSKASVEYDIKVQEANWELYKNQRAADAVAYEKQKSAEAQKAIADAAFYASQQAAEADLYAKKKEAEGIMAMAEAQGAYLDTLLKQLGGNYEALRDYIMLTNGAYLEIAKINSQAVQGLNPKISIWTGANGNGDHGGNGAMKEVAGVYSMLPPLLKTVNEQTGMLPPPWLGKLTEAGSSASK, from the exons ATGACTTACAAAGTTGCGTCACCGACGGAGTTGCTGGCCGTCACCGGATGGGGAATCAGAGACATAAAACTGGTGAAGAAAGCATACGTTTGGCCGTTTCAAAAATGCACCCGAGTCGACCTCTCGCCGGTCAACTATACCTTCGAGGTTCAGGCCATGAGCGCCGAGAAGCTTCCATTTATCCTGCCGGCGGTCTTCACAATTGGGCCACAAGTGGAGGACCAAGAAAAAGTCCTCCTTTACGCGAAACTACTGTCCTCTCACGATAAGCAGTCAAACCATGTGAATGAACTTGTACAGGGCGTTATCGAAGGGGAAACTCGGGTGTTGGCGGCATCCATGACCATGGAGGAGATATTCAAAGGGACCAAGGAGTTTAAAAAGGAGGTTTTCGAGAAGGTTCAACTGGAACTCAACCAGTTTGGGCTGCTGATCTACAATGCCAATGTCAAACAGTTGGTGGACGTGCCGGGTCACGAGTATTTTTCATATCTCGGCCAGAAGACTCAGATGGAGGCCGCCAATCAAGCCAAGGTGGATGTGGCGGAGGCCAGGATGAAAGGACAGGTTGGAGAGAAGTTGCGTGATGGGCAGACGAGGCAAAACGCAGCGAAGATTGATGCAGAAACCAAGATTATAAAGATGCagagagaaggagaaggagaaaaaGAGACGGTTAGGGTTAAGACTGATGTTCAGATATTTCAGTACGAGAAGGAGGCTGAGGTGGCAGAGGCTAATGCGGAGTTGGCGACTAAGAAGGCTGGGTGGACTCGGTTGGCTCAGCTGGCCGAGGTGGAGGCGTCCAAGGCCGTGGATTTGAGGACCGCTGAGTTGCAGTCCGAGGTAGAACGGAAAAATGCCCTCACTCGAACGGAGAAGCTCAAGGCTGAGTTTCTGAGTAAGGCCAGCGTCGAGTATGATATTAAG GTGCAAGAGGCAAATTGGGAACTGTACAAGAACCAAAGGGCTGCAGACGCAGTTGCATATGAGAAACAGAAGAGTGCAGAGGCACAAAAGGCTATCGCAGATGCAGCCTTCTACGCAAGTCAACAAGCTGCGGAGGCAGATCTCTACGCCAAGAAGAAAGAAGCGGAGGGAATCATGGCCATGGCAGAAGCACAAGGCGCCTACTTGGACACCCTGCTGAAACAACTTGGAGGGAACTATGAAGCTTTGAGGGACTATATCATGCTCACCAATGGTGCTTATCTAGAAATTGCTAAGATCAATTCTCAAGCTGTGCAGGGACTCAACCCCAAAATCAGCATCTGGACTGGTGCTAATGGCAATGGCGATCATGGCGGCAATGGGGCGATGAAGGAGGTTGCCGGAGTATATAGCATGTTGCCGCCATTGTTGAAGACTGTGAATGAACAGACTGGCATGTTGCCCCCTCCATGGCTGGGGAAACTGACTGAAGCCGGCAGTTCTGCTTCCAAATGA
- the LOC100259281 gene encoding F-box/LRR-repeat protein 14 — protein sequence MDGLPEQLLWEILGRINKTVDRNSASLACKRFHKVDNEQRRSLRVGCGLNPANEALTSLCNRFPNLVKVEITYSGWMSKSGKQLDDQGLLILSVLCPSLTDVTLSYCTFITDVGLSHLASCSKLSALKLNFTPRITGCGILSLVVGCKKLTVLHLIRCLNVSSVEWLEYLGKLETLEDLSIKNCRAIGEGDLIKLGPTWRKIKRLQFEVDVNYRYMKVYDRLAVDRWQKQLVPCENMLELSLVNCIISPGRGLACLLEKCKNLEKIRLDMCVGVRDCDIVGLAQKSSNLRSISLRGPSDFSLPLLLSNPLRLTDESLKALAQNCSMLESIRISFTDGEFPSFSSFTLNGILTVIQMCPIRKLSLDHVYSFNDVGMEALCSAPYLETLELVRCQEITDEGLQLVAQFPHLCVLRLSKCLGVTDDGFKPLVGSYKLELLSVENCPQISERGVQGAARSVSFKQDLSWIY from the coding sequence ATGGATGGGTTACCAGAACAGTTACTGTGGGAGATCTTAGGCAGGATAAACAAAACCGTAGACAGAAATTCTGCATCTTTAGCATGTAAACGCTTCCACAAAGTGGATAATGAGCAGAGGCGATCTCTTAGGGTTGGTTGTGGATTAAACCCTGCCAATGAGGCTTTGACATCCCTCTGCAATAGGTTTCCCAACTTGGTGAAAGTAGAAATTACTTACTCCGGATGGATGTCCAAATCAGGAAAGCAGTTGGACGACCAAGGGCTTCTTATTCTTTCTGTTCTCTGCCCTTCTTTGACAGATGTTACCTTAAGCTACTGCACTTTCATTACTGATGTGGGTCTTAGTCACTTGGCATCGTGCTCCAAGCTTTCAGCACTAAAGTTGAATTTCACCCCGAGAATCACTGGCTGTGGCATATTATCTCTTGTTGTTGGGTGCAAAAAGCTTACTGTTCTCCACCTGATCCGATGCTTAAATGTGAGCAGTGTTGAGTGGCTAGAATATCTTGGCAAGCTTGAAACACTTGAAGATCTCTCCATTAAAAATTGTAGGGCAATTGGGGAAGGTGATTTGATTAAGCTAGGACCCACGTGGCGGAAGATAAAGAGATTGCAATTTGAGGTGGACGTTAATTATAGATATATGAAGGTTTATGATCGGCTAGCTGTGGATCGATGGCAAAAGCAGTTGGTCCCGTGTGAAAATATGCTGGAGCTTAGCTTGGTGAATTGCATCATCAGCCCTGGAAGAGGGCTTGCTTGTCTGTTGGAAAAGTGCAAGAATTTGGAGAAGATTCGCTTAGACATGTGTGTTGGAGTAAGGGACTGTGACATTGTAGGATTAGCCCAAAAATCAAGTAATCTTCGATCCATTTCCCTCCGAGGCCCATCTGATTTCTCACTCCCTCTTTTGCTGAGTAACCCATTGAGGTTAACAGATGAGAGTTTAAAGGCTTTGGCTCAAAACTGTTCAATGCTTGAATCAATTAGAATATCTTTCACTGATGGAGAGTTCCCTTCATTTTCCTCCTTTACTTTAAATGGAATCCTTACTGTGATCCAAATGTGCCCGATTCGAAAACTCTCTCTGGACCATGTCTATTCCTTCAACGATGTTGGAATGGAAGCACTTTGTTCAGCCCCATATCTAGAAACCCTAGAGCTGGTGAGATGCCAAGAGATCACTGATGAAGGGCTGCAGCTTGTGGCCCAGTTTCCTCACTTGTGTGTGCTACGGCTCAGCAAGTGTCTGGGAGTAACCGATGATGGGTTCAAGCCTCTTGTTGGGTCATACAAGTTGGAATTGTTGAGTGTGGAAAATTGCCCCCAGATTTCTGAAAGAGGTGTTCAAGGTGCTGCAAGATCGGTATCCTTTAAGCAAGACTTGTCATGGATCTACTGA
- the LOC100264460 gene encoding acetylornithine aminotransferase, mitochondrial — translation MASIQFLLNNTLPSASDLRHSFSGLSGSSNGGRAIACVKVGVQAPGSGDSGKMGFRGASKEVMEAEGRLMVGTYARAPVVISHGEGCKLYDAEGREYLDMTAGIAVNALGHGDPDWLKAVVEQANTLTHVSNMFYSIPQVELAERLVSCSFADRVFFSNSGTEANEAAIKFARKFQRFLHPDQKQLATEFISFSNSFHGRTMGSLALTSKEYYRSPFEPVMPGVTFLEYGNIHAARELIQSGKIAAVFVEPIQGEGGIYSATKEFLQSLRSACDDAGSLLVFDEVQCGLGRTGYLWAHESYGIFPDIMTLAKPLAGGLPIGAVLVTERVASAIKYGDHGSTFAGGPLVCKAAVAVLDKISKPTFLDSVSKKGQYFKELLMQKLGGNPHVREVRGLGLIVGIELDVPASPLVDACRNSGLLILTAGKGNVIRIVPPLIISEEELELAAEILLKCLPVLDKTKSK, via the exons ATGGCTTCGATCCAGTTTCTCCTCAATAATACGCTTCCTTCGGCAAGCGATCTCCGCCATTCGTTCAGTGGACTCAGTGGTTCGTCCAATGGCGGCAGAGCCATCGCCTGCGTTAAGGTGGGCGTGCAGGCACCTGGTTCGGGGGATTCTGGGAAGATGGGGTTTAGGGGGGCAAGCAAGGAGGTGATGGAAGCGGAGGGCAGGCTTATGGTGGGGACGTATGCACGAGCTCCTGTGGTGATCTCCCATGGCGAGGGATGTAAATTGTACGATGCTGAGGGGCGAGAGTATTTGGACATGACGGCCGGAATTGCGGTGAATGCACTGGGACATGGCGATCCAGACTGGCTGAAAGCTGTTGTGGAGCAAGCCAACACTCTCACTCATGTCAGCAACATGTTCTACTCCATTCCTCAG GTTGAGCTTGCAGAACGTCTTGTGTCTTGTTCTTTTGCTGATCGGGTCTTCTTCTCAAACTCTGGAACAGAAGCAAATGAAGCTGCTATCAAATTTGCAAGAAAATTCCAAAGATTTTTGCATCCTGATCAGAAGCAGCTTGCAACAgagtttatttctttttctaatagcTTCCATGGGAGGACCATGGGTTCACTTGCTTTGACAAGCAAAGAGTATTACAGATCACCTTTTGAACCGGTCATGCCTGGAGTTACTTTTTTGGAGTATGGCAATATACACGCTGCTAGGGAATTGATTCAGAGTGGCAAAATTGCTGCAGTATTTGTGGAACCTATCCAGGGTGAAGGTGGAATATACAGTGCAACGAAGGAGTTCTTGCAATCCTTGCGTAGTGCTTGTGATGATGCTGGGTCTTTGCTGGTTTTTGATGAG GTTCAATGTGGCCTAGGACGAACTGGTTATCTCTGGGCTCATGAATCCTATGGTATATTCCCAGATATAATGACACTTGCCAAGCCTCTTGCTGGAGGTTTACCCATTGGAGCTGTACTTGTGACTGAAAGAGTAGCCTCTGCAATAAAGTATGGGGATCATGGAAGCACTTTCGCCGGAGGGCCCCTTGTTTGTAAGGCTGCAGTTGCTGTTCTGGATAAAATCTCAAAGCCGACATTCTTGGACAGTGTTTCAAAGAAAGGTCAGTACTTCAAAGAACTGTTAATGCAGAAGCTGGGAGGAAATCCACATGTAAGGGAGGTACGAGGTCTGGGGCTTATTGTTGGGATAGAGCTGGATGTACCTGCCTCACCACTTGTAGATGCATGCCGAAACTCTGGGCTTTTGATTCTAACTGCCGGAAAAGGAAATGTTATTAGGATAGTGCCGCCATTGATCATCTCAGAGGAGGAACTGGAACTTGCTGCTGAGATCCTCCTCAAGTGTTTGCCTGTACTTGATAAGACTAAGTCAAAGTAG